In Streptomyces sp. NBC_01551, one DNA window encodes the following:
- a CDS encoding IclR family transcriptional regulator — MSQSVERALGILPLLARGPAALGAVAEELGVHKSTALRLLRTLGEHGFAYKQPDGRYRLGSRLFALAAEAVENLDVRAIAHPHLVELNRLTGHTVHLALHQDDEVVYIDKVESRYPVRMYSRIGKPVPLTVAAVAKLLLADLPEEDREALAGRIEYPRYTARSTPGPQAFLRELALVREQGWATDLGGHEEAVNCVGAPVRGPDGRVVAAMSVSAPTVVVTAEELLELLPLVRRTADSISREYSGSAQRDPSSP; from the coding sequence GTGAGCCAGTCGGTGGAGCGGGCGCTGGGGATCCTGCCGTTGCTCGCGCGCGGGCCGGCCGCGCTCGGGGCTGTGGCCGAGGAGCTCGGCGTGCACAAGAGCACCGCGCTGCGCCTCCTGCGCACCCTCGGCGAACACGGGTTCGCGTACAAGCAGCCCGACGGCCGGTACCGCCTCGGGTCCCGCCTCTTCGCCCTGGCCGCCGAGGCCGTCGAGAACCTCGACGTCCGCGCCATCGCCCACCCCCACCTCGTCGAGCTCAACCGGCTCACCGGCCACACCGTCCACCTCGCCCTCCACCAGGACGACGAGGTCGTCTACATCGACAAGGTCGAGAGCCGCTACCCCGTCCGCATGTACTCCCGCATCGGCAAGCCCGTCCCCCTCACCGTCGCCGCCGTCGCGAAGCTGCTCCTCGCCGACCTCCCGGAGGAAGACCGCGAGGCGCTGGCGGGGCGGATCGAGTACCCCCGCTACACCGCCCGCTCGACCCCCGGCCCGCAGGCCTTCCTCCGCGAGCTGGCTCTCGTGCGGGAGCAGGGCTGGGCCACCGACCTCGGTGGTCACGAGGAGGCCGTCAACTGCGTCGGCGCCCCCGTCCGAGGGCCCGACGGGCGGGTCGTCGCCGCGATGTCCGTCTCCGCGCCGACCGTGGTGGTGACCGCCGAGGAGCTGCTCGAACTGCTGCCCCTGGTACGCCGTACCGCCGACTCCATCAGCCGGGAGTACTCCGGCTCCGCACAGAGGGACCCGTCATCGCCATGA
- a CDS encoding TadE/TadG family type IV pilus assembly protein yields MTPNPRSTRRRGGGGGDRGQVALEYIGFIPILLLVALCGIQLGWAAYVVQQADTAARTAARAEARSPGTGAAAGSQAIRPSLAAAATVDVAKTPDAVTVTVTIPITSIVPGVGANSAVRTAVMPNDDPEVTGP; encoded by the coding sequence GTGACACCGAACCCGCGCTCCACCCGTCGCCGGGGCGGTGGCGGTGGCGACCGGGGCCAAGTCGCCCTGGAGTACATCGGCTTCATCCCCATCCTGCTGCTCGTCGCCCTGTGCGGCATCCAGCTCGGCTGGGCCGCGTACGTCGTCCAGCAGGCGGACACGGCCGCCCGTACCGCAGCCCGCGCGGAGGCCCGCAGCCCCGGTACCGGGGCTGCGGCCGGATCCCAGGCGATCCGGCCGAGCCTCGCCGCCGCCGCGACCGTGGACGTCGCGAAGACGCCCGACGCCGTGACCGTGACGGTGACCATCCCGATCACGTCGATCGTGCCCGGCGTGGGCGCGAACAGCGCCGTGCGCACCGCCGTCATGCCCAACGACGACCCGGAGGTGACCGGACCATGA
- a CDS encoding DUF5936 domain-containing protein yields MALLLALAVALSVLGAFHGVRLYRADVKLPTDLELALEVGATRTTVVGSIVDRAGIRYAPLILRLMGPDRVARKRRQIDSAGNPSGLTIDRYAARRAVYAFLGALGAFAMLLNGQLILALLMVAFGLFWIEVGLWSAIRIRRDHIERTLPDFLDVLAVVVSAGLGFRPALERVADKYEGPWSDEIRITLQQMTMGVSRRQAFDELRRRNDSEQVAQFVTALQQGEELGSPIVDTLIAIAEDMRRTDAQNARRRAARAVPKATFAVTTFMLPGTLILLVCGFVYGADVDFAALLGGG; encoded by the coding sequence ATCGCCCTGCTCCTGGCCTTGGCCGTGGCCCTCTCGGTCCTCGGCGCGTTCCACGGTGTCCGGCTCTACCGGGCCGACGTCAAACTCCCCACGGACCTGGAGCTGGCCCTCGAAGTCGGCGCCACCCGCACGACGGTGGTCGGCTCGATCGTCGACCGCGCGGGCATCCGCTACGCGCCGCTGATACTGCGCCTGATGGGGCCGGACCGGGTGGCCCGCAAACGCCGCCAGATCGACAGCGCCGGCAACCCGTCCGGCCTGACGATCGACCGCTACGCGGCGCGGCGCGCCGTCTACGCCTTCCTCGGCGCGCTGGGCGCCTTCGCGATGCTGCTCAACGGGCAGCTGATCCTCGCGCTGCTGATGGTCGCCTTCGGCCTGTTCTGGATCGAGGTCGGCCTGTGGTCGGCGATCCGGATCCGGCGCGACCACATCGAGCGGACACTGCCGGACTTCCTGGACGTGCTGGCGGTCGTCGTCAGTGCCGGCCTCGGCTTCCGGCCGGCGCTGGAGCGGGTGGCGGACAAGTACGAGGGCCCCTGGTCCGACGAGATCCGGATCACCCTCCAGCAGATGACCATGGGCGTCAGCCGCCGCCAGGCCTTCGACGAACTGCGCCGCCGCAACGACTCCGAGCAGGTGGCGCAGTTCGTCACCGCGCTCCAGCAGGGCGAGGAGCTGGGCTCCCCGATCGTGGACACGCTGATCGCGATCGCGGAGGACATGCGCCGCACGGACGCCCAGAACGCCCGGCGCAGGGCGGCGCGGGCGGTGCCGAAAGCCACGTTCGCGGTCACGACGTTCATGCTGCCGGGAACGCTCATCCTCCTCGTCTGCGGCTTCGTCTACGGGGCGGACGTCGACTTCGCCGCGCTCCTCGGGGGTGGCTGA
- a CDS encoding TadE/TadG family type IV pilus assembly protein has translation MPARGRVREDGGQVAIEFVGMLPLILLLVAAVWECVLIGYAFSLAGNAADEAARAGAVKGAAACEAAAGRHIGGAWGAEAACGTSGELYTATVTLQVPVLVPGLNTGLTITGHGGSPNEEKEE, from the coding sequence ATGCCCGCGCGCGGACGGGTACGGGAGGACGGCGGGCAGGTGGCGATCGAGTTCGTCGGCATGCTCCCGCTGATCCTGCTCCTCGTGGCGGCGGTGTGGGAGTGCGTACTGATCGGGTACGCGTTCTCGCTGGCGGGCAACGCGGCGGACGAGGCGGCGCGGGCCGGCGCCGTGAAGGGCGCGGCGGCGTGCGAGGCGGCGGCGGGGCGGCACATCGGCGGCGCCTGGGGGGCCGAGGCGGCCTGCGGGACCTCGGGCGAGCTCTACACGGCCACGGTCACGCTGCAGGTCCCCGTGCTCGTCCCGGGTCTCAACACCGGGCTGACCATCACGGGCCACGGCGGCTCCCCGAACGAGGAGAAGGAGGAGTGA
- a CDS encoding RidA family protein, whose translation MTEKTAVTPATHTAPPAKFSHGVRKGNILQVAGQVGFLPHVEGQAPTPAGPTLRAQTLQTLENVRSVLEAGGAGWDDVMMIRVYLTDTGHFAEMNDIYNAYFEEQGLKEAPAARTTVYVGLPAGLLIEIDALAVLS comes from the coding sequence ATGACCGAGAAGACCGCCGTCACCCCCGCCACCCACACCGCTCCGCCCGCGAAGTTCTCGCACGGCGTGCGCAAGGGGAACATCCTCCAGGTCGCCGGCCAGGTCGGCTTCCTCCCGCACGTCGAGGGCCAGGCCCCCACCCCCGCCGGGCCGACGCTGCGCGCGCAGACCCTCCAGACGCTGGAGAACGTCCGCTCCGTCCTGGAGGCAGGCGGCGCGGGCTGGGACGACGTGATGATGATCCGCGTCTACCTCACCGACACCGGCCACTTCGCCGAGATGAACGACATCTACAACGCGTACTTCGAGGAGCAGGGACTGAAGGAGGCCCCCGCCGCCCGGACGACCGTGTACGTCGGCCTGCCCGCCGGGCTGCTGATCGAGATCGACGCGCTCGCCGTCCTGTCGTAA
- a CDS encoding CpaF family protein has translation MSLRSRVSTPDDRHGPREDGRLVSSYRAKLLEEIDLAEMSALAPAERRARLERVLGHIISREGPVLSTVERAQLIRRVVDEALGLGVLEPLLEDASISEIMVNGPDQIFVERSGRVEQLPLRFASHEQLMQTIERIVSTVNRRVDEANPMVDARLPSGERVNVIIPPLSLTGATLTIRRFPRAFTLHEMIGLGSLDEQMLLLLSGLVQARMNLIVSGATGTGKTTLLNALSGLIPEGERVITIEDSAELQLQQAHVIRLESRPANVEGKGQITIRDLVRNSLRMRPDRIIVGEVRGGETLDMLQAMSTGHDGSLATVHANSSQDALMRLQTLASMSEVEIPFAALQDQINSAVNVVVQLTRFGDGSRRITEISVLESHGREPFRMTTVCRYVAQPMGADGRVHGRFEYYPLPRRIADRLYMNNQPIPQAFGVAPPDALHDAYEPYGAQPPYGAQAQQAPYAPQASYGAQPSYGAQAPHVPQPPHVSQPPQAPYAPHDPLALPPNPRNPRTAL, from the coding sequence ATGAGCCTGCGCTCCCGGGTCAGCACGCCCGACGACCGGCACGGCCCGCGCGAGGACGGCCGGCTGGTCTCCTCGTACCGCGCCAAGCTGCTGGAGGAGATCGACCTCGCCGAGATGTCCGCACTCGCGCCCGCCGAACGCCGGGCGCGGCTGGAGCGGGTCCTGGGGCACATCATCAGCCGCGAGGGCCCGGTGCTCTCCACCGTCGAACGCGCGCAGCTGATCCGCCGGGTCGTGGACGAGGCCCTCGGCCTGGGCGTGCTCGAACCGCTCCTCGAAGACGCCTCGATCTCCGAGATCATGGTCAACGGCCCGGACCAGATCTTCGTGGAGCGCTCGGGGCGGGTGGAGCAGCTGCCGCTGCGCTTCGCCTCCCACGAGCAGCTGATGCAGACCATCGAGCGCATCGTCTCCACCGTCAACCGCCGGGTGGACGAGGCCAATCCGATGGTCGACGCCCGGCTGCCCAGCGGTGAGCGCGTCAACGTCATCATCCCGCCGCTCTCCCTGACCGGCGCCACCCTCACCATCCGCCGCTTCCCGCGCGCCTTCACGCTGCACGAGATGATCGGGCTCGGCTCGCTGGACGAGCAGATGCTCCTGCTGCTGTCCGGGCTGGTCCAGGCGCGGATGAACCTGATCGTCTCCGGTGCCACCGGCACGGGGAAGACCACCCTCCTCAACGCCCTGTCCGGGCTGATCCCGGAGGGCGAGCGGGTCATCACCATCGAGGACTCCGCCGAGCTCCAGCTCCAGCAGGCGCACGTCATCCGGCTCGAATCCCGGCCGGCGAACGTGGAGGGCAAGGGCCAGATCACCATCCGGGACCTGGTGCGCAACTCCCTGCGGATGCGGCCCGACCGCATCATCGTGGGCGAGGTGCGCGGCGGCGAGACGCTCGACATGCTCCAGGCGATGTCCACCGGCCACGACGGCTCACTGGCGACCGTCCACGCCAACAGCTCGCAGGACGCCCTGATGCGCCTCCAGACCCTCGCCTCCATGTCGGAGGTGGAGATTCCGTTCGCGGCGCTCCAGGACCAGATCAACAGCGCCGTGAACGTGGTCGTCCAGCTCACCCGCTTCGGCGACGGCTCGCGCCGGATCACGGAGATCTCCGTCCTGGAGTCGCACGGGCGCGAGCCGTTCCGTATGACCACGGTCTGCCGGTACGTGGCCCAGCCGATGGGCGCCGACGGGCGCGTCCACGGCCGCTTCGAGTACTACCCGCTGCCGCGCCGGATCGCGGACCGGCTGTACATGAACAACCAGCCGATCCCGCAGGCCTTCGGGGTCGCCCCGCCGGACGCCTTGCACGACGCGTACGAGCCGTACGGGGCGCAACCGCCGTACGGCGCGCAGGCGCAGCAGGCTCCGTACGCCCCGCAGGCCTCGTACGGCGCGCAGCCCTCGTACGGCGCGCAAGCCCCGCATGTACCGCAGCCCCCGCATGTCTCGCAGCCCCCGCAAGCCCCTTATGCCCCGCACGACCCGCTAGCTCTTCCCCCGAACCCCCGGAACCCCCGGACTGCCCTGTGA
- a CDS encoding type II secretion system F family protein: protein MNPLILLTLGATVLACLLVVLGLHTYAAGRAQRAALIERLSSSGAPPPLGRRRRFQGVDRRLRTTKLGRRIELKLGVTGLDLTPGEFFVYMLAAVAGVWLVAASFLAPFFGPVAGLIGLWAANAFLNWQRARRNERFINQLPELARILANATQAGLALRTAIGMAADELEAPAGEELARVADRLAIGHSIEESLGEITERLPSRELVVLVSTLVLSARAGGTIVGSLRNLTVTLEQRKETRREIRTQLSQVTATAYLVPVMGLGSLLLVDAMMPGALDRMTGAVIGQTAVLVAIGLFTLGFVFIRRLSKIDV, encoded by the coding sequence GTGAACCCACTGATCCTCCTCACCCTCGGCGCCACGGTGCTCGCCTGCCTGCTCGTGGTGCTGGGTCTGCACACGTACGCCGCCGGCCGCGCCCAGCGCGCGGCGCTGATCGAGCGGCTGTCGTCGAGCGGGGCACCGCCGCCGCTGGGGCGCAGGCGGCGCTTCCAGGGCGTCGACCGCCGCCTGCGCACGACGAAGCTGGGCCGGCGGATCGAGCTGAAGCTCGGGGTGACCGGTCTGGACCTGACCCCGGGGGAGTTCTTCGTCTACATGCTGGCGGCCGTCGCCGGCGTCTGGCTGGTCGCGGCCTCCTTCCTGGCCCCCTTCTTCGGCCCGGTCGCCGGCCTGATCGGCCTGTGGGCGGCCAACGCCTTCCTCAACTGGCAGCGGGCGCGCCGCAACGAGCGGTTCATCAACCAGCTCCCGGAGCTGGCGCGGATCCTGGCCAACGCGACCCAGGCCGGGCTGGCCCTGCGTACGGCCATAGGGATGGCGGCCGACGAACTGGAGGCCCCGGCGGGCGAGGAACTGGCCCGGGTCGCCGACCGGCTGGCCATCGGGCACTCCATCGAGGAGTCCCTGGGCGAGATCACCGAGCGGCTGCCCTCGCGCGAGCTGGTCGTGCTGGTCTCCACCCTGGTGCTGTCCGCGCGGGCGGGCGGCACGATCGTGGGGAGCCTGCGCAACCTCACGGTGACGCTGGAACAGCGCAAGGAGACCCGCCGCGAGATCCGTACGCAGCTCTCGCAGGTGACGGCGACGGCCTATCTGGTGCCGGTCATGGGCCTGGGCTCGCTGCTGCTGGTGGACGCGATGATGCCGGGCGCCCTGGACCGCATGACGGGCGCCGTCATCGGACAGACCGCCGTCCTGGTCGCCATCGGGCTCTTCACGCTCGGCTTCGTCTTCATCCGCCGCCTGTCAAAGATCGACGTATGA
- the cpaB gene encoding Flp pilus assembly protein CpaB yields the protein MNSRQRRGVILLLLSVLCALAAFTGVLVVIGDVNSKVGSEVVAYRVKGDIAPYSPLTAGQFEEVTVPKRWLSSTAVSDLGALKDKIALTTLKKGSLLQADMFVDRPQLRSGEQEIAIMIDASTGVAGKITPGSRVNILGTFKGKKPTDPDQSVVMVANARVINVGKLTPLDKSSDKKGPSEAVPITFALNTKDTQRVAYAESFAEHVRLALVASGTESPVSPGDRWYTLEGDK from the coding sequence ATGAACTCACGCCAGCGCCGCGGCGTCATCCTTCTGCTCCTCTCGGTCCTGTGCGCCCTCGCGGCGTTCACCGGGGTCCTCGTGGTGATCGGCGACGTCAACTCCAAGGTCGGGTCCGAGGTCGTGGCGTACCGCGTGAAGGGTGACATCGCGCCGTACAGCCCGCTCACGGCCGGGCAGTTCGAAGAGGTCACGGTCCCCAAACGCTGGCTGTCGAGTACCGCGGTCTCCGACCTCGGCGCGCTCAAGGACAAGATCGCGCTCACCACCCTCAAGAAGGGCTCGCTGCTCCAGGCGGACATGTTCGTCGACCGGCCGCAGCTCCGGTCGGGGGAGCAGGAGATCGCCATCATGATCGACGCGTCCACGGGCGTGGCGGGCAAGATCACCCCCGGGTCCAGGGTCAACATCCTGGGCACCTTCAAGGGCAAGAAGCCGACCGACCCCGACCAGTCCGTCGTCATGGTCGCCAATGCCCGGGTCATCAACGTCGGCAAGCTCACCCCCCTCGACAAGAGCAGCGACAAGAAGGGCCCGAGCGAGGCCGTTCCGATCACCTTCGCCCTGAACACCAAGGACACCCAGCGCGTCGCGTACGCCGAGTCCTTCGCGGAGCACGTACGCCTGGCCCTGGTGGCCTCCGGCACCGAATCGCCGGTGAGCCCGGGCGACCGTTGGTACACCCTCGAAGGGGACAAGTGA
- a CDS encoding chitinase, with protein MGAATLAAGGLTALATGTAQAADVNVARNAGFESGLSDWSCSAGSGAVVSSPVYAGAGALKGTPAGSDNARCSQTVTVKPNSTYTLSAQVQGSYVYLGASGTGTQDVSTWTPGSGSGWQKLSTTFTTGPSTTQVTVYTHGWYGQPAYTVDEFSVFGPDGGGGTDPGPSVPGAPGGTAVSGQSANGLTLSWNAVSGATGYYVYQDGARVRTVSAATTPVTGLAPATSYSFQVSAYNAAGEGPKSAPVTGTTTGGGNPNPNPSVPKHALTGYWQNFNNGATVQKLSDVSAQYDIIAVSFADATTTPGAITFNLDSAGLGGYTVAQFKADIAAKKAAGKSVILSIGGEKGTISVGDSASANNLANSAYALMQEYGFSGIDIDLENGLNPTYMTQALRSLSSKAGPSLVITMAPQTIDMQSTQGGYFKTALNIKDILTVVNMQYYNSGSMNGCDGKVYSQGSVDFLTALACIQLEGGLDPSQVGIGVPASPSGAGSGYVSPTVVNNALDCLARGTNCGTFKPSKTYPGLRGAMTWSTNWDAKAGNAWSNAVGPKVHGLP; from the coding sequence CTGGGCGCCGCCACCCTGGCCGCCGGAGGCCTGACCGCCCTCGCCACCGGCACCGCGCAGGCCGCGGACGTCAACGTCGCCCGCAACGCGGGCTTCGAGTCCGGCCTCTCCGACTGGTCGTGCTCGGCCGGCAGCGGCGCCGTCGTCTCCTCCCCCGTCTACGCGGGGGCCGGCGCCCTCAAGGGCACCCCGGCGGGCTCGGACAACGCCCGCTGTAGTCAGACCGTCACGGTCAAGCCGAACTCCACGTACACGCTCAGCGCCCAGGTGCAGGGCTCGTACGTCTACCTCGGCGCGAGCGGGACCGGCACCCAGGACGTCTCCACCTGGACCCCCGGCTCGGGTTCCGGCTGGCAGAAGCTGTCCACCACCTTCACCACCGGCCCCAGCACCACCCAGGTCACCGTCTACACGCACGGCTGGTACGGCCAGCCGGCCTACACCGTGGACGAGTTCAGCGTCTTCGGCCCGGACGGGGGCGGCGGCACCGACCCCGGCCCGTCGGTTCCCGGCGCCCCGGGCGGGACCGCCGTTTCCGGCCAGAGCGCGAACGGGCTCACCCTTTCGTGGAACGCGGTCAGCGGGGCCACCGGGTACTACGTCTATCAGGACGGCGCGCGCGTGCGGACCGTGTCCGCGGCCACCACCCCCGTCACCGGACTCGCGCCGGCCACCTCGTACTCGTTCCAGGTGAGCGCGTACAACGCGGCGGGCGAGGGCCCCAAGTCGGCGCCGGTCACCGGCACCACCACCGGCGGCGGCAACCCGAACCCCAACCCGTCGGTCCCCAAGCACGCCCTGACCGGCTACTGGCAGAACTTCAACAACGGCGCGACCGTCCAGAAGCTCTCCGACGTCTCGGCGCAGTACGACATCATCGCCGTCTCCTTCGCCGACGCCACCACCACGCCCGGCGCCATCACCTTCAACCTCGACTCGGCGGGCCTCGGCGGCTACACGGTCGCCCAGTTCAAGGCCGACATCGCGGCGAAGAAGGCGGCCGGCAAGTCGGTCATCCTCTCGATCGGCGGCGAGAAGGGCACCATCTCGGTGGGCGACTCGGCCTCCGCGAACAACCTGGCGAACTCGGCGTACGCGCTGATGCAGGAGTACGGGTTCTCCGGCATCGACATCGACCTGGAGAACGGCCTGAACCCGACCTACATGACGCAGGCGCTGCGCTCGCTGTCCTCGAAGGCGGGCCCCTCGCTCGTCATCACGATGGCCCCGCAGACCATCGACATGCAGTCCACCCAGGGCGGCTACTTCAAGACGGCGCTGAACATCAAGGACATCCTCACCGTCGTCAACATGCAGTACTACAACAGCGGGTCCATGAACGGCTGCGACGGCAAGGTCTACTCCCAGGGCTCGGTGGACTTCCTCACCGCGCTGGCCTGCATCCAGCTGGAGGGCGGCCTCGACCCCTCGCAGGTGGGGATCGGCGTCCCGGCCTCGCCGAGCGGCGCGGGCAGCGGCTACGTCTCGCCGACCGTCGTGAACAACGCCCTGGACTGCCTGGCGCGCGGCACGAACTGCGGGACGTTCAAGCCGTCGAAGACCTACCCGGGGCTGCGCGGCGCGATGACCTGGTCGACCAACTGGGACGCCAAGGCGGGTAATGCTTGGTCGAACGCGGTGGGTCCCAAGGTCCACGGGCTCCCGTAG
- a CDS encoding AAA family ATPase produces MTTRILPAVGDPDAARAISTLLSQLPAAEPAGPVPDSTSLLDVLGRLATESIDELPEVVLVHERIGPVPALELIREVALRFPAVGVVLLSSDAGPALFSAAMDSGARGLVGLPVAYEELAARVQAAAQWSVGVRRHLGRGADVFTGPGGRVVTVTGAKGGVGTTFTAVQFALAAAAAGRRTALVDMDLQAGDVGSYLDVRFRRSIADLAGIQDISPRVLQDAVYDDRTGLALLLAPGDGERGEEVDDRAARHIVSALRSRYELVVIDCGTQVTGANAAAVEMADVAVLVTTPDVVAVRAAKRMVRMWERLQVRKAEDTSMVVNRWTKHTEIQPSLIQKITKTRATRTPVPAAFKELQAVVDAGRVQDLDNRSSVKQALWTLAGELGLLSEPQDAAAASAAAPGAAGAAGAPAPGAALAVRAGGPVARLGRGARGERGERGALGVWSRRGREG; encoded by the coding sequence ATGACGACCCGAATCCTCCCCGCGGTCGGCGACCCGGACGCCGCCCGCGCCATCTCGACCCTCCTCAGCCAGCTCCCGGCCGCCGAACCGGCCGGGCCCGTCCCCGACTCGACCTCGCTGCTCGACGTGCTGGGCCGACTGGCCACCGAGTCGATCGACGAGCTGCCCGAGGTGGTCCTCGTCCACGAGCGGATCGGCCCGGTGCCGGCCCTGGAGCTCATCCGCGAGGTCGCCCTGCGCTTCCCGGCGGTGGGCGTCGTCCTGCTGTCCTCCGACGCCGGCCCCGCCCTGTTCTCCGCCGCCATGGACTCGGGCGCGCGGGGCCTGGTCGGCCTGCCGGTCGCCTACGAGGAACTCGCGGCCCGCGTCCAGGCCGCCGCCCAGTGGTCCGTGGGCGTACGGCGCCACCTGGGGCGCGGCGCCGACGTGTTCACGGGCCCCGGCGGCCGGGTGGTCACGGTGACCGGGGCCAAGGGCGGCGTCGGCACCACCTTCACCGCGGTGCAGTTCGCGCTGGCCGCGGCCGCCGCCGGGCGGCGCACCGCGCTGGTGGACATGGACCTCCAGGCCGGGGACGTGGGCTCCTACCTCGACGTGCGGTTCCGGCGCTCGATCGCCGACCTCGCCGGGATCCAGGACATCTCGCCGCGCGTCCTCCAGGACGCGGTGTACGACGACCGGACCGGCCTCGCGCTGCTGCTGGCCCCGGGCGACGGGGAGCGCGGCGAGGAGGTCGACGACCGGGCCGCCCGGCACATCGTCAGCGCCCTGCGCAGCCGCTACGAGCTCGTCGTCATCGACTGCGGCACCCAGGTCACCGGCGCCAACGCGGCCGCGGTGGAGATGGCGGACGTCGCGGTCCTGGTGACCACCCCGGACGTGGTCGCGGTCCGGGCGGCGAAGCGGATGGTCCGGATGTGGGAGCGGCTCCAGGTGCGCAAGGCGGAGGACACCTCGATGGTCGTCAACCGCTGGACCAAGCACACGGAGATCCAGCCCTCGCTGATCCAGAAGATCACCAAGACCCGGGCCACCCGGACCCCGGTGCCCGCGGCGTTCAAGGAGCTCCAGGCGGTCGTGGACGCGGGACGGGTGCAGGACCTGGACAACCGGTCGAGCGTGAAGCAGGCGCTGTGGACGCTGGCCGGGGAGCTGGGGCTGCTCTCGGAGCCGCAGGACGCGGCAGCGGCGTCCGCTGCCGCGCCCGGTGCTGCCGGTGCTGCCGGTGCTCCCGCGCCGGGCGCCGCGCTGGCGGTACGGGCCGGCGGGCCCGTGGCGCGGCTCGGCCGCGGCGCCCGGGGGGAGCGCGGCGAGCGGGGCGCACTCGGCGTGTGGTCGCGGCGCGGGCGGGAGGGCTGA
- a CDS encoding M14 family metallopeptidase: MRLHTRRRAAVTAALLALALGAPAYGMSATASPPPTPSTATQDEAVVQYRIHGPSTVLDRTALLRTGVSIDEVDDHTVVVTADTMQAKNLKALGYKMTALPGPPDRSEPGIAASPMDFPSADSKYHNYAEASAEIDQRIAQYPGIMSKRVIGKSYQGRDLVAIKISDNVATDENEPEVLFTAHQHAREHLTVEMALYLLKELGSKYGTESRVTNMINGREIWIVPDLNPDGGEYDIATGSYRSWRKNRQPNSGSSYVGTDENRNWNYKWGCCGGSSSSKSSETYRGAAAESAPEVKVVADFVRSRVIGGKQQITAAIDFHTYSELVLWPFGWTYNDTAPGMTADDLAVYKKIGTSMAASNGYTPEQSSDLYITDGTIDDWLWGNQKIFSYTFEMYPSSGGGGFYPPDEVIDRETARNKEAVLQLLENADCMYRSIGKEAQYCAA; the protein is encoded by the coding sequence ATGCGGCTCCACACCCGCCGGAGGGCAGCCGTCACGGCCGCCCTGCTGGCGCTCGCACTCGGCGCACCCGCCTACGGAATGAGCGCCACGGCGTCACCACCGCCCACCCCCTCCACCGCCACCCAGGACGAGGCCGTCGTCCAGTACCGGATCCACGGCCCGTCGACGGTCCTCGACCGTACGGCCCTGCTCCGTACCGGTGTCTCGATCGACGAGGTGGACGACCACACCGTCGTCGTCACCGCCGACACCATGCAGGCCAAGAACCTGAAGGCGCTCGGCTACAAGATGACCGCCCTGCCCGGCCCGCCGGACCGCTCCGAGCCCGGCATCGCGGCGAGCCCGATGGACTTCCCGTCCGCGGACTCGAAATACCACAACTACGCCGAGGCGAGCGCGGAGATCGACCAGCGCATCGCGCAGTACCCCGGGATCATGAGCAAGCGGGTCATCGGGAAGTCGTACCAGGGCCGCGATCTCGTCGCGATCAAGATCAGCGACAACGTCGCGACCGACGAGAACGAGCCCGAGGTGCTCTTCACCGCGCACCAGCACGCTCGCGAGCACCTGACCGTCGAAATGGCCCTGTACCTGCTCAAGGAGCTCGGCTCCAAGTACGGGACCGAGAGCCGCGTCACCAACATGATCAACGGCCGCGAGATCTGGATCGTCCCGGACCTCAACCCGGACGGCGGCGAGTACGACATCGCGACCGGCTCGTACCGCTCGTGGCGCAAGAACCGGCAGCCGAACTCCGGTTCCTCGTACGTGGGCACGGACGAGAACCGGAACTGGAACTACAAGTGGGGCTGCTGCGGCGGCTCCAGCAGCAGCAAGAGCTCCGAGACCTACCGGGGCGCGGCCGCCGAGTCGGCGCCCGAGGTGAAGGTGGTCGCGGACTTCGTGCGCAGCCGGGTGATCGGCGGCAAGCAGCAGATCACGGCCGCCATCGACTTCCACACGTACAGCGAGCTCGTGCTGTGGCCGTTCGGGTGGACGTACAACGACACGGCGCCGGGCATGACCGCCGACGACCTCGCGGTGTACAAGAAGATCGGCACGAGCATGGCGGCCAGCAACGGCTACACGCCGGAGCAGTCGAGCGACCTGTACATCACGGACGGGACGATCGACGACTGGCTGTGGGGCAACCAGAAGATCTTCTCCTACACCTTCGAGATGTACCCGTCCTCGGGCGGCGGCGGCTTCTACCCGCCGGACGAGGTGATCGACCGCGAGACCGCCCGCAACAAGGAGGCGGTGCTCCAGCTGCTGGAGAACGCGGACTGCATGTACCGCTCGATCGGCAAGGAAGCGCAGTACTGCGCCGCGTAG